Proteins encoded within one genomic window of Apium graveolens cultivar Ventura unplaced genomic scaffold, ASM990537v1 ctg2015, whole genome shotgun sequence:
- the LOC141700273 gene encoding protein N-terminal glutamine amidohydrolase, which translates to MATTMNADALDISQFSHTPFYCEENVYHLCKKLWTSGTEGQGHDLFVVFISNEKKQIPLWHQKASQRAEGLTLWDYHVICVQKKKGDSTFLVWDLDSTLQFPCPLASYVAEAIKPSIQLFSEFQRFFRIVHAPIFLRTFASDRRHMKDSKGNWMYQPPEQDLIVAEDGTVHNLNEYMEMSAAEVAKKVEPHLVSAVQSQKLGILIGETQLEEFFSLVS; encoded by the exons ATGGCGACGACGATGAACGCTGATGCCCTTGATATTTCTCAGTTTAGCCATACTCCTTTTTACTG TGAGGAGAATGTATACCACCTCTGCAAGAAACTATGGACTAGTGGGACAGAAGGACAAGGACATGACCTCTTTGTTGTTTTCATTTCCAATGAGAAGAAGCAG ATTCCGTTGTGGCATCAGAAGGCTAGCCAGAGAGCTGAAGGTCTTACATTATGGGATTATCATGTCATCTGTGTTCAG AAGAAAAAAGGCGACTCCACTTTTTTAGTCTGGGATTTAGATTCGACTCTTCAGTTTCCATGTCCCCTAGCATCCTATGTAGCAGAGGCTATCAAACCATCTATACAGCTATTCTCTGAGTTTCAGAG ATTTTTCAGAATAGTGCATGCTCCAATATTCCTCCGCACCTTTGCATCAGATAGAAGGCACATGAAAGATTCGAAAGGAAACTGGATGTATCAACCACCTGAACAGGATCTCATCGTTGCTGAAG ATGGAACTGTACACAACCTGAACGAGTACATGGAAATGTCTGCAGCCGAAGTCGCGAAAAAAGTAGAGCCCCATCTAGTAAGTGCAGTTCAATCCCAGAAATTGGGTATTCTTATTGGAGAAACTCAGTTGGAGGAATTTTTCTCTCTTGTGTCCTGA